In one window of Candidatus Deferrimicrobiaceae bacterium DNA:
- a CDS encoding phosphosulfolactate synthase: MKGKTDRCFDFLPINERESKPRKAGVTEMRGPYYTPVGKNYLADVLDTMGEYVDIFKFAGGSFSLMPEKAVRELIDLCHAHDVLVSTGGFIERVITHGADMVERYLVECRRLGFDVVEVSSGFITIPTDDLLALVERVSELGMKPKPEVGIQFGAGGATTAGELEAEGTIDPSRAIRMAKRYLEAGAHLIMIESEGITESVHTWRTDVVAKIANEVGIENVMFEAADPEVFSWYVKNFGPEVNLFVDHSQVVQLEALRSGIWGTKSTWGRVASFKRPGLRESGRKGVEGLVLRAGTRKRGAA, encoded by the coding sequence ATGAAAGGGAAAACGGATCGCTGTTTCGATTTTCTACCGATCAACGAACGGGAATCCAAGCCGCGCAAGGCGGGCGTCACGGAAATGCGCGGTCCTTATTACACCCCTGTCGGCAAGAACTACCTGGCGGATGTGCTCGACACGATGGGCGAATACGTCGACATCTTCAAGTTCGCGGGAGGATCCTTCAGTCTCATGCCGGAGAAAGCGGTTCGCGAGCTGATCGACCTCTGCCATGCGCACGACGTGCTGGTCTCGACCGGCGGGTTCATCGAGCGGGTGATCACCCACGGGGCCGACATGGTCGAACGGTACCTGGTGGAGTGCCGCCGCCTGGGATTCGACGTCGTCGAGGTGTCCAGCGGGTTCATCACGATCCCGACGGACGACCTGCTGGCGCTCGTCGAACGGGTCAGCGAACTCGGCATGAAGCCGAAGCCGGAGGTCGGGATCCAGTTCGGCGCCGGCGGCGCCACGACGGCCGGGGAGCTGGAGGCGGAGGGAACCATCGACCCGTCCCGGGCGATCCGGATGGCGAAGCGGTACCTGGAAGCGGGGGCGCACCTGATCATGATCGAATCGGAAGGGATCACGGAAAGCGTCCACACCTGGCGGACGGACGTCGTCGCCAAGATCGCCAACGAAGTCGGCATCGAGAACGTGATGTTCGAGGCGGCCGACCCTGAAGTCTTCAGCTGGTACGTCAAGAACTTCGGTCCCGAGGTCAACCTGTTCGTCGACCATTCGCAGGTCGTGCAGCTTGAAGCGCTTCGTTCCGGGATCTGGGGGACGAAGAGCACCTGGGGCCGCGTCGCCTCGTTCAAGCGCCCGGGGCTGCGCGAATCCGGACGCAAGGGCGTGGAAGGGCTCGTCCTGCGCGCCGGGACGAGAAAGCGGGGTGCGGCATGA
- a CDS encoding glycine zipper 2TM domain-containing protein has protein sequence MRHLSKGLPVGMAAVLCLALALSGCAGMGMGGGDYTRGQTQQVMVVSMGTVQAVRPVSIQGTKTGAGTLAGGVLGGALGSGIGRGTGRLVGAVGGAIVGGLAGNAVEEAGSKQNGVEITVELDGGKTVAVVQAAEPNVWFNAGDRVRVLTAPDGSARVSK, from the coding sequence ATGAGGCATCTTTCGAAGGGGCTGCCGGTCGGGATGGCTGCCGTGCTTTGTCTTGCGCTTGCCCTGTCGGGGTGCGCCGGCATGGGGATGGGTGGTGGCGATTACACGCGCGGGCAGACGCAGCAGGTCATGGTCGTGAGCATGGGCACCGTCCAGGCGGTCCGGCCGGTCAGCATCCAGGGGACGAAGACCGGCGCCGGGACGCTCGCCGGCGGAGTGCTGGGCGGCGCGCTCGGCAGCGGGATCGGACGGGGGACGGGTCGTCTGGTCGGCGCGGTCGGCGGCGCGATCGTCGGCGGGCTGGCCGGCAACGCGGTCGAGGAAGCGGGGTCGAAGCAGAACGGCGTCGAGATCACGGTCGAGCTGGACGGCGGGAAGACGGTCGCGGTTGTCCAGGCCGCGGAGCCCAACGTCTGGTTCAACGCCGGCGACCGGGTGCGCGTCCTGACGGCGCCGGACGGGAGCGCCCGCGTCTCGAAGTAG
- the pdhA gene encoding pyruvate dehydrogenase (acetyl-transferring) E1 component subunit alpha yields MTIDKGEGVEWYRKMVLIRRFEERAEAAYGEGLIGGFLHLYIGEEAIAVGAMAALAPDDDVLTHYRDHGYLLARGIDPRPVMAELFGRATGVSKGKGGSMHMAVVREHLWGGYAIVGGHVPLAAGMAFANRYLGNPRVVACFMGEGATNIGTFYAGLNLAAVWKVPLVAIVENNHYAMGSPVERVSAVRDIYRKACAFDMPGVQVDGNDVLAVRGAVRERVEAARAGGGPQLIEAVTYRFRGHSMGDPQRYRTKDEVEAAKEKDPIPRWRSVLLDGGIATGAELDGIDAAVEAEVAEAVRFATESPAPEASEIDRDVLVAEGADHG; encoded by the coding sequence GTGACGATCGACAAAGGCGAAGGGGTCGAATGGTATCGGAAGATGGTGCTGATCCGCCGCTTCGAGGAGCGCGCGGAAGCGGCGTACGGGGAGGGGCTGATCGGCGGCTTCCTCCATCTCTATATCGGGGAGGAGGCGATCGCCGTGGGCGCGATGGCGGCGCTCGCGCCGGATGACGACGTCTTGACGCACTACCGGGACCACGGCTACCTGCTGGCGCGGGGGATCGATCCCCGTCCTGTGATGGCCGAACTGTTCGGTCGGGCGACCGGCGTGTCGAAGGGCAAGGGCGGCTCGATGCATATGGCGGTCGTCCGGGAGCACCTTTGGGGGGGCTACGCGATCGTCGGCGGGCATGTGCCGCTCGCGGCGGGGATGGCGTTCGCCAACCGATACTTGGGAAATCCGCGCGTCGTTGCCTGCTTCATGGGCGAAGGGGCGACCAACATCGGGACGTTCTATGCGGGCCTGAACCTCGCCGCCGTATGGAAAGTTCCGCTGGTCGCGATCGTCGAGAACAACCATTACGCGATGGGGTCCCCGGTCGAGCGCGTCTCGGCCGTGCGCGACATCTACCGGAAGGCGTGCGCTTTCGACATGCCGGGCGTGCAGGTCGACGGTAACGACGTGCTCGCCGTGCGGGGTGCGGTGCGCGAACGCGTCGAGGCGGCGCGCGCCGGCGGGGGGCCGCAGCTGATCGAGGCGGTGACGTACCGGTTCCGCGGCCACTCGATGGGAGACCCGCAGCGGTATCGGACGAAGGATGAGGTCGAGGCGGCGAAGGAGAAGGATCCGATTCCCCGGTGGCGCAGCGTCCTCCTCGACGGCGGGATCGCGACCGGAGCCGAGCTCGACGGCATCGACGCCGCGGTCGAGGCCGAGGTGGCGGAGGCGGTCCGCTTCGCTACGGAAAGTCCCGCGCCGGAGGCCTCCGAAATCGACCGCGACGTGCTGGTCGCGGAAGGGGCCGACCATGGCTGA
- a CDS encoding Fic family protein, with the protein MFERLDRRLAAIPPEGAQRLLRTAARIDGLSGWWDGYRIHSPPGIFRANSEAIPAAADASTRICRSGIQRLPGTGGRGGDAVAAAFRAGCEAALREIIVRHDQLPPNEATLLALHAALFMKSPADAHHRGRYRAAPRKDGTLRRWELEPAAMRPSSPSIAPGETAFLLSWLSARLSPSCPFHPLAVIGAFLLEFLAIQPFSDGNGRMARLLSTLLLLRCGYAFVEVSPPDRNILARHGEMLIALRKSQATRNTPRPDITPWLSAYLEALEKTAAEHKSRMLAPEPSVRLSANQERALALAGRGGELTNRMIAEMLSLPRETAKQTLGRLCALGLLERIGMGRAVRYRRPA; encoded by the coding sequence TTGTTCGAACGGCTGGACCGGAGACTGGCGGCAATCCCGCCCGAGGGTGCGCAGCGCCTGTTGCGGACCGCCGCCCGCATCGACGGGCTGTCGGGCTGGTGGGACGGCTATCGGATCCATTCGCCGCCCGGGATCTTCCGCGCAAACTCCGAGGCGATTCCCGCTGCGGCGGACGCCTCGACGCGCATCTGCCGAAGCGGCATCCAGCGGCTGCCCGGAACCGGGGGGCGCGGCGGAGACGCCGTGGCGGCCGCGTTCCGCGCAGGATGCGAGGCGGCGCTTCGGGAAATCATCGTCCGGCACGACCAGTTGCCGCCCAACGAGGCGACGCTGCTCGCGCTGCACGCGGCGCTATTCATGAAGTCGCCGGCCGACGCCCATCACCGGGGCCGCTACAGGGCGGCCCCGCGGAAGGACGGCACGCTCCGTCGGTGGGAGCTGGAGCCGGCCGCGATGCGTCCCTCGAGCCCCTCGATCGCCCCGGGCGAAACCGCGTTCCTCTTGTCGTGGCTCTCGGCCCGCCTCTCCCCGTCCTGTCCGTTCCACCCGCTGGCCGTGATCGGCGCGTTCCTGCTCGAGTTCCTCGCGATCCAGCCCTTTTCCGACGGGAACGGCCGGATGGCCCGGCTGCTCTCCACGCTCCTGCTGCTGCGCTGCGGATATGCCTTCGTCGAGGTTTCGCCGCCGGACCGGAATATCCTGGCCCGGCACGGCGAGATGCTCATCGCGCTGCGGAAGAGCCAGGCGACGCGAAACACGCCCAGGCCCGACATCACGCCCTGGCTTTCGGCTTACCTGGAGGCGCTGGAGAAAACGGCGGCGGAACATAAATCCCGGATGCTGGCGCCCGAACCGTCGGTCCGGCTGTCGGCAAACCAGGAACGTGCGCTCGCGTTGGCCGGGCGGGGCGGCGAGCTGACCAACCGGATGATCGCGGAGATGCTGTCGCTGCCGCGCGAAACCGCCAAGCAGACGCTCGGACGGCTGTGCGCGCTGGGATTGCTGGAGCGGATCGGCATGGGGCGCGCGGTGCGTTACCGGCGCCCCGCCTGA
- a CDS encoding MmgE/PrpD family protein, protein MTRQTEEKGRIEDEELSRSESLADFVVRAGWDMLSEPAREALKIRVLDALGCAFGAISGDPVTVIRQNIEEFGGNPICTLIGGGHTAPDRAAFYNGALVRYLDFNDSYLAKGETCHPSDNLGAVLAAAEYALLSGRQFLTALAVAYQVQCRLSDEAPVRARGFDHTCQGAFAVAAGAAKALELDRRQIVNALGISGTANNALRVTRTGELSHWKGLAYPNTAFDGLRAAFLAMHGITGPREVFEGNKGWIQSISGEFTIDWDREDLERVTRTILKKYNAEIHAQSALEAMIELRERHALDGRAIARIRVDIFNVAHLIIGGGIEGDKTIVRTKEEADHSLPYMLAVAALDGEVLPGQYRPERIAAEDVQSLLRRVEVVADPRYSSRFPDEHACKVTVTMKDGRTLVREKSDYEGFHTHPMSWDRVIAKFEALAEESTDPVLRREIVDAVRYLDQLTVRELTALLGEAGSGFVKHRRSA, encoded by the coding sequence ATGACTAGGCAAACGGAGGAAAAAGGGCGGATCGAGGACGAGGAGCTTTCCCGCTCCGAATCGCTGGCCGATTTCGTGGTGCGGGCCGGTTGGGACATGCTGTCGGAGCCGGCCCGCGAGGCGCTCAAGATCCGGGTCCTCGACGCGTTGGGGTGCGCGTTCGGGGCCATCTCGGGGGATCCGGTGACCGTCATCCGGCAGAACATCGAGGAGTTCGGCGGCAACCCGATCTGCACGCTGATCGGGGGCGGGCACACCGCGCCCGACCGGGCGGCCTTCTACAACGGCGCATTGGTCCGCTATCTCGACTTCAACGACAGCTACCTCGCGAAGGGGGAGACGTGCCACCCGAGCGATAACCTGGGGGCGGTGCTGGCGGCGGCCGAGTACGCCCTGCTGTCGGGGCGCCAGTTTCTCACGGCGCTGGCCGTCGCATACCAGGTCCAGTGCCGGCTTTCCGACGAGGCGCCGGTGCGGGCGCGCGGGTTCGACCACACCTGCCAGGGCGCCTTCGCCGTGGCGGCCGGAGCGGCCAAGGCGCTCGAGCTCGACCGACGGCAGATCGTCAACGCCCTCGGCATCTCGGGAACCGCCAACAATGCGCTGCGCGTCACGCGCACCGGGGAGCTCTCGCACTGGAAGGGTCTTGCTTACCCGAACACCGCGTTCGACGGCTTGCGCGCCGCCTTCCTGGCAATGCACGGGATCACGGGCCCTCGGGAAGTATTCGAAGGGAACAAGGGCTGGATCCAGTCGATCTCCGGGGAGTTCACGATCGACTGGGACCGGGAGGATCTCGAGCGGGTGACCCGGACGATCCTCAAGAAATACAACGCGGAGATCCACGCGCAGTCCGCCCTCGAGGCGATGATCGAGCTGCGGGAGAGGCATGCGCTCGACGGCCGGGCGATCGCGCGGATCCGGGTCGACATCTTCAACGTCGCGCATCTCATCATCGGGGGCGGGATCGAGGGCGACAAGACGATCGTCCGGACCAAGGAGGAGGCCGACCACAGTCTGCCGTACATGCTGGCGGTCGCGGCGCTCGACGGGGAGGTGCTGCCGGGGCAGTACCGACCAGAACGGATCGCGGCGGAGGACGTCCAGTCGCTCCTGCGGCGCGTCGAGGTCGTGGCCGATCCCCGCTATTCGAGCCGGTTCCCCGACGAGCACGCCTGCAAGGTGACCGTCACGATGAAGGACGGTCGAACGCTGGTGCGGGAGAAATCCGACTACGAGGGGTTCCACACGCACCCGATGTCGTGGGACCGGGTCATCGCGAAGTTCGAGGCGCTCGCGGAGGAGTCGACCGACCCGGTGCTCCGGCGGGAGATCGTCGACGCCGTCCGCTACCTGGACCAGCTGACGGTGCGTGAGCTGACCGCGCTGCTCGGGGAGGCGGGAAGCGGTTTCGTGAAGCACCGACGGTCGGCGTAA
- the gdhA gene encoding NADP-specific glutamate dehydrogenase: MALTERLEAIYQEVIKRNSGESEFHQAVREVLESLGPVLVKYPEFAESKIIERICEPERQTIFRVPWQDDRGEVQINRGFRVQFNSALGPYKGGLRFHPSVYLGIIKFLGFEQIFKNSLTGLPIGGAKGGSDFDPKGKSDNEIMRFCQSFMTELWRIIGEHTDVPAGDIGVGGREIGYLFGQYKRLTNKFEAGVLTGKGLVYGGSQVRTEATGYGCTYFVEEMLKGRKNGLKNKKVVVSGSGNVAIYTHEKVSELGGKVIAMSDSNGVIIDEKGINLDTVKTLKEIERRRIKDYVDFHKGAKYIANGNIWDIPCEVAFPSATQNELTGKDAKKLIKGGVIAVGEGANMPSTPEAVHAFLEAGILFGPGKAANAGGVATSGLEMQQNAGREAWSFEETDTKLHNIMKNVYLICSEAAEEFGAPGNMVVGANIAGFIKVARAMTAHGIV; the protein is encoded by the coding sequence ATGGCTCTGACGGAAAGACTGGAAGCGATCTACCAGGAAGTCATCAAGCGCAATTCGGGCGAATCCGAATTCCACCAGGCGGTCCGCGAGGTCCTCGAGTCGCTGGGCCCCGTCCTCGTCAAGTACCCCGAGTTCGCGGAATCCAAGATCATCGAGCGGATCTGCGAGCCCGAGCGGCAGACCATCTTCCGCGTGCCCTGGCAGGACGACCGCGGCGAAGTCCAGATCAACCGCGGCTTCCGCGTCCAGTTCAACTCGGCGCTCGGTCCCTACAAGGGCGGCCTCCGCTTCCACCCGTCGGTCTACCTCGGCATCATCAAGTTCCTCGGCTTCGAGCAGATCTTCAAGAACTCGCTGACCGGCCTGCCGATCGGCGGCGCCAAGGGCGGCTCCGACTTCGATCCCAAGGGCAAGTCCGACAACGAGATCATGCGCTTCTGCCAGAGCTTCATGACCGAGCTGTGGCGCATCATCGGCGAGCACACCGACGTCCCCGCGGGCGACATCGGCGTCGGCGGCCGTGAGATCGGCTACCTGTTCGGCCAGTACAAGCGGCTCACCAACAAGTTCGAAGCGGGCGTCCTCACCGGCAAGGGGCTGGTCTACGGCGGCTCCCAGGTGCGGACCGAGGCCACGGGCTACGGCTGCACCTACTTCGTCGAGGAGATGCTCAAGGGAAGGAAGAACGGGCTCAAGAACAAGAAGGTCGTCGTCTCGGGCTCCGGCAACGTCGCCATCTACACGCACGAGAAGGTCAGCGAGCTGGGCGGCAAGGTCATCGCGATGAGCGACTCCAACGGTGTCATCATCGACGAGAAGGGGATCAACCTCGACACGGTCAAGACGCTCAAGGAAATCGAGCGTCGCCGGATCAAGGACTACGTCGATTTCCACAAGGGCGCGAAGTACATCGCCAACGGCAACATCTGGGACATCCCCTGCGAAGTGGCGTTCCCCTCCGCGACCCAGAACGAGCTGACCGGCAAGGACGCGAAGAAGCTGATCAAGGGCGGCGTCATCGCGGTCGGTGAAGGCGCGAACATGCCCTCCACGCCGGAAGCGGTCCATGCCTTCCTCGAGGCGGGCATCCTCTTCGGACCCGGCAAGGCGGCCAACGCCGGCGGCGTCGCCACTTCGGGCCTCGAGATGCAGCAGAACGCCGGACGCGAGGCCTGGAGCTTCGAGGAGACCGACACCAAGCTCCACAACATCATGAAGAACGTCTACCTGATCTGCTCCGAGGCGGCCGAGGAATTCGGCGCGCCGGGCAACATGGTCGTGGGCGCCAACATCGCCGGCTTCATCAAGGTCGCCCGCGCGATGACCGCGCACGGGATCGTGTAA
- the hypB gene encoding hydrogenase nickel incorporation protein HypB, which produces MGNVTIPVGQAVQQSAEAEAESLKALFDGHRLLAINLVSSPGSGKTTLIEALIGALSGRKRIAVIEGDIETDIDAARIRKHGVQVRQITTRSSCHIPPFMLREALAHIDLSVVDLLFVENVGNLVCPAEIPLGEDVRVVALSVTEGDEKPLKYPLIFRTSSLLAVTKIDLLPYVRFDVGNVETAARAINPGIGIFRLSAQTGEGISAFADRLAALHDRKASL; this is translated from the coding sequence ATGGGGAACGTGACGATTCCCGTCGGCCAGGCGGTCCAGCAGTCCGCCGAAGCCGAGGCCGAATCGCTTAAGGCGCTCTTCGACGGGCACCGGCTGCTCGCGATCAACCTGGTCTCCTCGCCGGGTTCCGGCAAGACCACGCTGATCGAGGCGCTGATCGGCGCGCTGTCGGGCCGCAAGCGGATCGCCGTGATCGAGGGCGACATCGAGACCGACATCGACGCCGCGCGCATCCGGAAGCACGGCGTGCAGGTCCGCCAGATCACGACCCGCTCCTCCTGCCATATCCCCCCGTTCATGCTCCGCGAAGCGCTGGCGCACATCGACCTCTCGGTCGTCGACCTTCTCTTCGTCGAGAACGTCGGCAATCTCGTCTGTCCGGCCGAGATCCCGCTGGGCGAGGACGTCCGCGTCGTGGCGCTCTCCGTGACCGAGGGCGACGAGAAGCCGCTCAAGTACCCGCTCATCTTCAGGACGTCGTCGCTCCTGGCCGTCACCAAGATCGACCTGCTGCCGTACGTCCGCTTCGACGTCGGCAACGTCGAGACGGCGGCGCGGGCGATCAATCCCGGCATCGGGATCTTCCGGCTCTCCGCCCAGACCGGCGAGGGAATTTCCGCGTTCGCCGACCGGTTGGCCGCCCTGCACGACCGGAAGGCAAGCCTGTAG
- a CDS encoding PEP/pyruvate-binding domain-containing protein: MAGTKARCPGTGLPSLDAVLDGLRLGDNVVWQVDAVEEYVPFVDAFRVSTLAAGRPLIYFRFARHAELLPPGCGVERHVLNPEVGFETFTAEIHRVIAQAGPGAYYVFDSLSDLAADWYSDLMLGNFFMVTCPFLYELDTVTYFALLRDRHSFEAVAAIRDTTQILVDVFRQGDDRYVHPLKVDGRHSPTMYLPHRRRGEDFLPVTESAFLAEVLAGTSGRRVDTAARGLDMWDRTVLEARKALDEVGRGIAPAEEAGRIFRRLLRMLVSRDDRVIALAEKWLDLTDLLAIRKRMLGTGLIGGKSVGMLLSRAILAKSDACWADRLETHDSFFVGSDVFYTYLVRNGCWKARRTQREAGGYLEGAEEARGRILAGAFPPFVREQFIAMLEYFGQSPIIVRSSSFLEDGFGNAFTGKYESVFCPNQGTPEGRLAAFLDAVRTVYASTMSEEALLYRAHRGLLGRDEQMAVLVQRVSGAVHGHLFYPQVAGVGLSFNPYVWSEGIDPAAGVVRLVFGLGTRAVDRSDDDYTRIVALNDPLRRPDSGGADRLDHAQRRVDVIDLDKNAMAALHIDEVVRVSPSLPIETFAVRRDRLLGRSGEVAGPASWVLTFDRLLSETPLVPQMREMLSTLHRAYDYPVDVEFTANLLSDGRWRIDPVQCRPLQVKEGGVHVPPPEGLRDEDIVLATRGPVIGQSSIAAIDRLIIVDPDRYAALPIPMRYEVARAIGRLVHLPADPAPVLMLVGPGRWGTSTPSLGVPVSFGEISAVSVICEVVAMGGGVVPDVSLGSHFFNDLVEADMLYLALFPGRAGNVILPSAPGGAANRLGALLPDDADLSDVIRVTDFPLADGRVLYVNADSPRQRAVSYLSPCTP; the protein is encoded by the coding sequence ATGGCCGGAACGAAAGCGCGCTGCCCCGGGACGGGGCTTCCTTCGCTCGATGCGGTGCTCGACGGCCTGCGGCTGGGCGACAACGTCGTCTGGCAGGTCGACGCGGTCGAGGAATACGTTCCGTTCGTCGACGCATTCCGTGTCTCCACTTTGGCGGCCGGCCGGCCGCTCATCTATTTCCGCTTCGCCCGCCATGCCGAGCTTTTGCCCCCCGGTTGCGGCGTCGAGCGGCACGTCCTCAATCCCGAGGTCGGCTTCGAGACGTTCACCGCCGAGATCCACCGGGTGATCGCCCAGGCGGGTCCCGGCGCCTATTACGTCTTCGACTCGCTCTCCGACCTGGCCGCCGACTGGTACAGCGACCTGATGCTCGGCAACTTCTTCATGGTGACCTGTCCCTTCCTCTATGAGCTCGACACCGTCACCTACTTCGCGCTGCTGCGCGACCGCCACTCGTTCGAGGCCGTCGCCGCGATCCGCGACACGACGCAGATTCTGGTCGACGTCTTCCGCCAGGGCGACGACCGGTACGTCCACCCGCTGAAGGTCGACGGCCGCCATTCGCCGACGATGTACCTGCCGCACCGCCGCCGCGGCGAGGATTTCCTGCCCGTGACCGAGAGCGCTTTCCTGGCCGAGGTGCTGGCGGGCACGTCGGGACGACGCGTGGATACCGCAGCGCGCGGTCTCGACATGTGGGACCGCACGGTGCTCGAGGCCCGCAAGGCGCTCGACGAGGTCGGCCGGGGGATCGCGCCGGCCGAGGAGGCGGGCCGGATCTTCCGGCGGCTGCTCCGGATGCTCGTCTCCCGCGACGACCGGGTGATCGCGCTGGCCGAGAAGTGGCTCGACCTCACCGACCTGCTCGCGATCCGCAAGCGGATGCTCGGTACCGGTCTCATCGGCGGCAAGTCGGTCGGGATGCTCCTCTCCCGCGCGATCCTCGCGAAGAGCGACGCCTGCTGGGCCGACCGCCTCGAGACGCACGACTCCTTCTTCGTCGGATCCGACGTCTTCTACACCTACCTCGTCCGGAACGGCTGCTGGAAGGCGCGCCGGACGCAACGGGAGGCCGGGGGTTACCTCGAGGGCGCCGAAGAGGCGCGCGGTCGGATCCTGGCAGGCGCCTTCCCGCCGTTCGTCCGGGAGCAGTTCATCGCGATGCTCGAATACTTCGGGCAGTCGCCGATCATCGTCCGTTCGAGCTCGTTCCTTGAAGACGGCTTCGGCAACGCCTTCACGGGGAAGTACGAGAGCGTCTTCTGCCCGAACCAGGGGACGCCCGAGGGCCGTCTTGCCGCCTTCCTCGACGCAGTGCGCACCGTCTATGCGAGCACGATGAGCGAGGAGGCGCTGCTTTACCGGGCGCACCGGGGGCTGCTCGGACGCGACGAGCAGATGGCGGTGCTCGTCCAGCGCGTCTCGGGCGCCGTCCACGGCCACCTGTTCTATCCCCAGGTCGCCGGCGTCGGGCTCTCCTTCAATCCGTATGTCTGGAGCGAGGGGATCGATCCCGCGGCGGGCGTGGTGCGGCTCGTCTTCGGCCTCGGGACGCGGGCGGTCGACCGCTCCGACGACGACTACACGCGGATCGTGGCGCTCAACGACCCGCTGCGGCGCCCCGACTCCGGCGGCGCGGACCGGCTCGACCACGCCCAGCGGCGCGTCGACGTCATCGACCTCGACAAGAACGCGATGGCCGCGCTCCACATCGACGAGGTGGTGCGCGTCAGCCCGTCGCTGCCGATCGAGACGTTCGCGGTCCGGCGCGACCGGTTGCTGGGGCGCTCGGGTGAGGTCGCCGGGCCTGCGTCGTGGGTGCTCACCTTCGACCGGCTCCTGTCCGAGACGCCGCTCGTCCCGCAGATGCGGGAGATGCTGTCGACGCTGCACCGGGCCTACGACTACCCGGTGGACGTCGAGTTCACCGCGAACCTGCTCTCGGACGGCCGCTGGCGGATCGACCCGGTACAATGCCGCCCCCTGCAGGTGAAGGAGGGCGGCGTCCACGTGCCGCCGCCCGAGGGCTTGAGGGACGAGGACATCGTGCTCGCGACGCGCGGGCCCGTCATCGGCCAGAGCTCGATCGCGGCCATCGACCGGTTGATCATCGTCGATCCCGACCGCTACGCGGCGCTGCCGATCCCGATGCGGTACGAGGTCGCCCGGGCGATCGGGCGGCTCGTGCACCTGCCGGCCGATCCCGCGCCGGTCCTGATGCTGGTCGGGCCGGGCCGTTGGGGAACGAGCACCCCGTCGCTCGGCGTGCCGGTCTCGTTCGGCGAGATCAGCGCCGTCTCGGTGATCTGCGAGGTGGTGGCGATGGGGGGCGGCGTGGTGCCCGACGTGTCGCTCGGCTCCCATTTCTTCAACGATCTCGTCGAGGCGGACATGCTCTACCTCGCCCTGTTCCCGGGCCGCGCGGGGAACGTGATCCTCCCCTCGGCTCCCGGCGGGGCGGCCAACCGGCTCGGGGCGCTGCTGCCCGACGACGCCGATCTCTCGGACGTGATCCGCGTGACCGATTTCCCGCTCGCCGACGGGCGGGTGCTTTACGTCAACGCCGACTCCCCCCGGCAGCGCGCCGTGAGCTACCTGTCTCCCTGCACACCCTGA
- the hypA gene encoding hydrogenase maturation nickel metallochaperone HypA, whose product MHELGIAEELLRAILPQAERHGAKRITRVSLRIGVLRAVVADNLSFLFEHVARGTIAEGALLAIEEEPVVVACPACGARSGAQMVVLECPACGAEGIGLSGGDNLQIVDFDIDD is encoded by the coding sequence ATGCACGAGCTGGGGATCGCCGAGGAGCTGCTGCGCGCGATCCTTCCCCAGGCCGAGCGGCACGGGGCGAAGCGGATCACGCGCGTCTCGTTGCGCATCGGCGTGCTGCGGGCGGTGGTGGCCGACAACCTGTCCTTTCTCTTCGAGCATGTCGCCCGGGGCACGATCGCCGAAGGCGCTCTGCTGGCGATCGAGGAGGAGCCGGTCGTCGTCGCCTGCCCGGCGTGCGGGGCGCGGTCCGGGGCGCAGATGGTCGTGCTCGAGTGCCCCGCCTGCGGCGCGGAAGGCATCGGCCTGTCCGGGGGCGACAACCTTCAGATCGTCGATTTCGACATCGACGACTGA